In Musa acuminata AAA Group cultivar baxijiao chromosome BXJ3-9, Cavendish_Baxijiao_AAA, whole genome shotgun sequence, a single genomic region encodes these proteins:
- the LOC135649326 gene encoding large ribosomal subunit protein uL30w-like isoform X3 produces the protein MATAEAKAVIPESALKKRKREEQWALVKKQDLDAKKKKARENRKLIFSRAKQYAKEYESQEKQLIRLKREARMKGGVDCSPKAMFLFIICIRGTRKILPLLRLRQIFNGVFLEVNKAMMNMLRQVEPHVT, from the exons ATGGCGACTGCGGAGGCGAAGGCGGTGATCCCGGAGTCCGctctgaagaagaggaagagggaggagCAGTGGGCTCTGGTGAAGAAACAGGACCTCGACGCCAAGAAGAAGAAGGCCAGGGAGAACCGAAAACTAATCTTCAGTAGAGCCAAGCAGTATGCTAAGGAGTACGAATCCCAG GAAAAACAGCTGATTCGTTTGAAGAGAGAGGCCAGGATGAAGGGTGGAGTCGACTGTAGCCCTAAAGCGATGTTTCTCTTCATCATCTGCATTCGAGG AACACGAAAGATCTTGCCACTCCTTCGTCTCAGACAG ATATTCAATGGTGTATTTTTGGAAGTTAACAAggccatgatgaacatgttgcgtCAGGTTGAACCTCATGTTACATAG
- the LOC135649326 gene encoding large ribosomal subunit protein uL30w-like isoform X4, producing the protein MATAEAKAVIPESALKKRKREEQWALVKKQDLDAKKKKARENRKLIFSRAKQYAKEYESQEKQLIRLKREARMKGGVDCSPKAMFLFIICIRGTRKILPLLRLRQIGAVGSDALKH; encoded by the exons ATGGCGACTGCGGAGGCGAAGGCGGTGATCCCGGAGTCCGctctgaagaagaggaagagggaggagCAGTGGGCTCTGGTGAAGAAACAGGACCTCGACGCCAAGAAGAAGAAGGCCAGGGAGAACCGAAAACTAATCTTCAGTAGAGCCAAGCAGTATGCTAAGGAGTACGAATCCCAG GAAAAACAGCTGATTCGTTTGAAGAGAGAGGCCAGGATGAAGGGTGGAGTCGACTGTAGCCCTAAAGCGATGTTTCTCTTCATCATCTGCATTCGAGG AACACGAAAGATCTTGCCACTCCTTCGTCTCAGACAG
- the LOC135649326 gene encoding large ribosomal subunit protein uL30w-like isoform X1, with product MATAEAKAVIPESALKKRKREEQWALVKKQDLDAKKKKARENRKLIFSRAKQYAKEYESQEKQLIRLKREARMKGGVDCSPKAMFLFIICIRGWATPFLYPFNIYSLLCHKLIFFVILVINMSFLCLQLIHQRHAPKNTKDLATPSSQTDIQWCIFGS from the exons ATGGCGACTGCGGAGGCGAAGGCGGTGATCCCGGAGTCCGctctgaagaagaggaagagggaggagCAGTGGGCTCTGGTGAAGAAACAGGACCTCGACGCCAAGAAGAAGAAGGCCAGGGAGAACCGAAAACTAATCTTCAGTAGAGCCAAGCAGTATGCTAAGGAGTACGAATCCCAG GAAAAACAGCTGATTCGTTTGAAGAGAGAGGCCAGGATGAAGGGTGGAGTCGACTGTAGCCCTAAAGCGATGTTTCTCTTCATCATCTGCATTCGAGGGTGGGCGACACCTTTTCTCTACCCTTTTAATATATATAGTCTATTATgtcataaattgattttctttgttattttggtAATTAACATGTCATTTCTctgtttgcaattgatccatcaaCGCCATGCACCCAAGAACACGAAAGATCTTGCCACTCCTTCGTCTCAGACAG ATATTCAATGGTGTATTTTTGGAAGTTAA
- the LOC135649326 gene encoding large ribosomal subunit protein uL30w-like isoform X2: MATAEAKAVIPESALKKRKREEQWALVKKQDLDAKKKKARENRKLIFSRAKQYAKEYESQEKQLIRLKREARMKGGVDCSPKAMFLFIICIRGWATPFLYPFNIYSLLCHKLIFFVILVINMSFLCLQLIHQRHAPKNTKDLATPSSQTDWCSWK, translated from the exons ATGGCGACTGCGGAGGCGAAGGCGGTGATCCCGGAGTCCGctctgaagaagaggaagagggaggagCAGTGGGCTCTGGTGAAGAAACAGGACCTCGACGCCAAGAAGAAGAAGGCCAGGGAGAACCGAAAACTAATCTTCAGTAGAGCCAAGCAGTATGCTAAGGAGTACGAATCCCAG GAAAAACAGCTGATTCGTTTGAAGAGAGAGGCCAGGATGAAGGGTGGAGTCGACTGTAGCCCTAAAGCGATGTTTCTCTTCATCATCTGCATTCGAGGGTGGGCGACACCTTTTCTCTACCCTTTTAATATATATAGTCTATTATgtcataaattgattttctttgttattttggtAATTAACATGTCATTTCTctgtttgcaattgatccatcaaCGCCATGCACCCAAGAACACGAAAGATCTTGCCACTCCTTCGTCTCAGACAG